The genomic interval TAACACACGCGGTCTGCCATCAACAAGAGCCAATATGATGATACCAAAACTCTCTTGCATCTGTGTATGTTTATAGAGCTGATTTAAAACAATATCCGGATTGGTGTCACGACGCAATTCGATCACGACGCGCATCCCTTTACGGTCACTCTCATCGCGAAGATCCGTAATGCCGTCAATTGATTTATCGCGCACCAATTCCGCAATTTTTTCTACCAAGCGTGCTTTATTCACTTGATAAGGAAGTTCTGTTACGATAATTCTCGGTTTACCATTAGACATCGTTTCAATACGCGCTTGCGCCCGCATTTTTACAACACCGCGTCCAGTCGTATAAGCCGAATGAATCCCTTCTCGTCCTAAGATTAAACCACCTGTCGGGAAATCAGGCCCCTTAATCGCCAGCATCAATTCTGGAATTGTTACTTCAGAGTTATCAATTAACATCAATACCCCATCAATGACTTCACCTAAATTATGCGGCGGAATATTCGTCGCCATACCAACAGCAATACCAGAAGACCCATTCACCAATAAATTCGGTAATTTAGCAGGTAGTACAGACGGTTCTTTTAAAGATTCATCATAGTTTGGTACGAAATTAACTGTATCTTTTTCAATATCCTGTAACATCGCTTCGGCAACACGTGACATACGAACTTCCGTATAACGCATCGCTGCTGCTGAGTCACCATCAATTGAACCAAAGTTTCCATGACCATCTACTAATAAATAACGTGTTGAAAAATTCTGTGCCATCCGCACGGTAGCCTCATAAACAGAGCTATCACCATGTGGATGATACTTACCTAGTACTTCCCCGACAATACGTGCCGATTTTTTATACGCTTTATTTGGCGACATCCCAGCTTCGTGCATAGCATATAAAATACGTCTATGTACCGGCTTCAAACCATCACGAACATCTGGCAAAGCACGCATTACGATAACGCTCATCGCGTAATCGATATAAGAATTTTTCATTTCATCTTCAATGCGTACAGGCAAAACTTTACCTAAACCAAAATCCACAATCTCACCTCAAATAATATTATTTCTTTGCTCTTATGTATAAATTTTAAATGCAAATTAAATCCTTGCAGCCGTTGAATCTACTGCCATATACTAACTTCTAATTATAGCACAGAAAGAGATTTATGTAAAAATTTTAGTAAAGTTACTATTTTATTCACAATTTCTCTATTGTATTCTTACCTAAATACTAAAATGGTAACCGATCTGCCTGTTAAACCATATACTAAAGCAAACAAAGATGCGCAGGAGGTCATTACATGGATCTATCTTATGTGATTTTACTTGGGATAGCAGTAAGTATTGACGGATTTTTTGCCGGTATTGCTTATGGCTTAAAAAATATCAAAGTGTCTTTTACAGCACTTTCAATCATCGGATTTGTAACATTAATTTGTACGGCACTCGCAATGCAAGGTTCTTCACTACTGCTCAATTTTGTCAGTCCTGTTATTGCAACATATTTTGGTGCTTTACTACTTATTATCATCGGATTATCAAACATTTTACGATTATACTTAACCAATCCTACAGAAAAACAAACGCGAGAGACCACTGCTAAACCTATGAAAATTACATTTGCATTAGGGCGGATCGTCATTAGCATCATGAAAAAACCAGAATGTGCCGATATAGATCACTCAAATCACATTAATAAATTTGAAGCATTTTTACTTGGCCTCGCACTTGGCATCGATAATATGGTCGCAACATTCGCTGCAGGTCTTACCCACCCCTTGCATTTTTCCACGCCATTGATTATGTGCATTATACAGAGCAGTATTGTTTGGAGTGGTATCTATCTATCGGCAAAAATTGTTTCTCCAAAATTCAAACAAAAACTTGCCTATGCACCTGGCTGTGTTTTAATCTTACTTGGACTCTTCCGTCTATAAAAAAACTTCCTTTCCTAAAATAAATTAGGAAAGGAAGTTTTTTATCCTCCACTTACTTATGGATAACTTTATGATATAAATATCCTTCACGCACGCCAGAATCACTTACAGTGATTCTTTTACTCTTAAATTTTTTTACTAATGTATCTATAATAATCAAGCCTGGGATAATCGTTTTAATTCGTTCTGGTACAACCTTTAGTAAAACTTCTAAAGAAGCATTAGAAATTGACTCCGAATCACACTCAAATCTGCGAATCATTGCGTCAATACAACTTGCATCAATCATACAATTTTCTTTCGGCAAATGAAATAATTCATTATTCAATTTGCCCGCCCCTTTAAAAGTCCCCCCAATTCCACAAACATCCTCATACACACCATCTTTTATATCAACTTCCTTTTCCAGTGCATAAAGAACATCTTCTCTGATAATTTCCGCTTCAGCTTCACTTGGCAGCAAACCTTTTACATGCTTGGTATGCATAGCCAACGAACCAATCTGCATACTGCTCATGTAAAGAATTGTATTGTCCTTGTAAACGACCAGTTCCGTACTTGCGCCCCCAATGTCAATCAGGATACCTTCTTTTATCTCCATTTTATACGTTGCACCGATAAAATCTAGTGTAGCTTCTTCATCTCCAGAAATTACAGTAATATCAATGCCCGTTTTAGCGATGATCTCTCCTACAGCTTCCTTGCTATTTTCAACATTACGTAATGCAGCGGTCGTAAATGCAACAACATTGGTAATATGAAAATGATGCAATAGTACTTTAAACTCTGTTAAAACCTCACATGCCTTCTGAATTCCCTCTGGCTGCATCCAATTGTTTTTGATATAAGCGGCAAGTCCTACCATATGTTTCTTTTTAAACAATAACTCCAATCGGCCATCTTCAACTTTATAAACTGCCAGCCGAATGGTATTTGAACCAATATCAATCATCCCCTGAATCATAGCTATAAACTCCCCATATTTTTCTTTCTTAACAAGGTTACACTTTTATTATAATGATTTTCTCCGCAATTATATCATGAAATGTTTTCAAAAATATATAAATATTTTCTATAAAAATAGGTGAATGTTATATTAAGATTTTATTTATAGCACTCTTAGCATATGTCTAAATACATAGATATGCTTTTGGCATCGCCCCAAAAGTATCAAAAGGTCTAGGCCATAAACCTCCAAAATACTTGAAAAATGAGCGGCTTACTAAAATCCTTAACTCGCTTCGCTCAAACAAACGGATTTTTTTACGTAAGCCACTCATTTTTCATCCTTCGGAACATATTTTTCCGGAAAAGGCCGGAGACGAAAAGAAAAATTGCCGCATTAAAATGCGATCTGAAAATAGCTTGTATTCACATAGTGAATACAAGCTATTTAAATACGTACCACTTATAAACTAGTACGAAGATAGGCTGCCGGTTGGTGAGAAGTGCTCATATGCTAGGCACAGCAAGGGGTTGTGAAGGAGTCGTACTGCCGTACGTCGACAAACAACCCCTTGCTGTAACGACGCAGATGTGTGCTTATCGCCGACCCGCTGCCTATCTGTCTTTAATTTATAAAAATTAATCCTCAACAACAGTAACATTCTGCATCAAATCACCTTGTTGAATCTTATCCATCACATCAAGACCTTCAACAACTTGACCAAATACAGTATGTACACCATCTAAATGAGGCTGTGCTTCAAGTACGAGGAAGAATTGACTGCCGCCTGTATCTTTACCACGATGTGCCATAGACAAAGCACCTTTATCATGGATATGTGGATTTCCTTCTGTTTCACATTTGATGGTATAACCAGGTCCGCCTGTTCCATTCCCTTTTGGACAACCACCTTGTGCTACGAATTCAGGAATCACTCGATGAAACTTTAAGCCGTTATAAAAACCTTCCTTGATTAACTTCTCAAAATTGGCAACCGTACCGGGCGCTTCTTTTTCAAATAATTCAATCACAATATTGCCATGTGCCATTTCAATAATCGCTTTTTTCATGCAAATAAAACCTCACTTTTATTATTCTTATGCTTTAGTATACCATAGCTTTCTTTTTGATATCAATTTTACCGTAAGCTATTTAAAAACATCCCATATTTGTTTTCCAATCAATATAACTGTCATGAAAATAAATAATGGTTTGACGTAACCTGCACCCTTTTTTAAGGCCATCCTTGTGCCCAATAAAGCACCGCAAATCATCGCAATCCCCATCGGAATCGCATAGTAATAATTCACAACGCCCAAACAGGCAAAAGCAATCGCGGCCGCAATATTGCTCGCAAAATTTAAAGCCCGTGCATTTGCCGCTGCTCCAACAAACTCAAAGCCAATACAAAGAAAACCAAATAACATAAACGATCCCGCACCCGGTCCGAAAAATCCATCATAAAATCCCATGCCCACTGCCACCAGCCCACTTAAAGCTAGTTTCTTGTTTGTCATGCCTGTATAAGTAGAAGTCTTTCCCCAATCCTTGCGAAATAAACTATAAATCGTAACCAAAATTAGCATCACAACAACCATAGGCTTCAAAAAATCAGACGGTATCAAACGTACAACATAAACACCGCAAGCCGACCCAAAAAAACCTAAAGGAAATAAATATTTCATCAGTGCAAAATCGACTTTACCCGAACGTATAAATGACAATACACTGCTAAGCGCTCCCATCGATGCACTCACCTTATTCGTACCTAACACTTGTACCATTGGCATCCCCGTCATCATCAAAGCCGGAAGCGAAATCAACCCGCCGCCGCCAACAACCGAATCAATAAAAGCTGCAATAAAGCCTGCTGC from Massilibacillus massiliensis carries:
- the ytaF gene encoding sporulation membrane protein YtaF, translating into MDLSYVILLGIAVSIDGFFAGIAYGLKNIKVSFTALSIIGFVTLICTALAMQGSSLLLNFVSPVIATYFGALLLIIIGLSNILRLYLTNPTEKQTRETTAKPMKITFALGRIVISIMKKPECADIDHSNHINKFEAFLLGLALGIDNMVATFAAGLTHPLHFSTPLIMCIIQSSIVWSGIYLSAKIVSPKFKQKLAYAPGCVLILLGLFRL
- a CDS encoding Ppx/GppA phosphatase family protein, which encodes MIQGMIDIGSNTIRLAVYKVEDGRLELLFKKKHMVGLAAYIKNNWMQPEGIQKACEVLTEFKVLLHHFHITNVVAFTTAALRNVENSKEAVGEIIAKTGIDITVISGDEEATLDFIGATYKMEIKEGILIDIGGASTELVVYKDNTILYMSSMQIGSLAMHTKHVKGLLPSEAEAEIIREDVLYALEKEVDIKDGVYEDVCGIGGTFKGAGKLNNELFHLPKENCMIDASCIDAMIRRFECDSESISNASLEVLLKVVPERIKTIIPGLIIIDTLVKKFKSKRITVSDSGVREGYLYHKVIHK
- a CDS encoding peptidylprolyl isomerase; the protein is MKKAIIEMAHGNIVIELFEKEAPGTVANFEKLIKEGFYNGLKFHRVIPEFVAQGGCPKGNGTGGPGYTIKCETEGNPHIHDKGALSMAHRGKDTGGSQFFLVLEAQPHLDGVHTVFGQVVEGLDVMDKIQQGDLMQNVTVVED
- a CDS encoding sulfite exporter TauE/SafE family protein, coding for MDDISLEILLFVMAAGFIAAFIDSVVGGGGLISLPALMMTGMPMVQVLGTNKVSASMGALSSVLSFIRSGKVDFALMKYLFPLGFFGSACGVYVVRLIPSDFLKPMVVVMLILVTIYSLFRKDWGKTSTYTGMTNKKLALSGLVAVGMGFYDGFFGPGAGSFMLFGFLCIGFEFVGAAANARALNFASNIAAAIAFACLGVVNYYYAIPMGIAMICGALLGTRMALKKGAGYVKPLFIFMTVILIGKQIWDVFK